CAGCGTGTAGGTGAGCTTGGCCCGGTTCTTGGAGTGGATGTAGCGCAGGTTCTGGCGGAAGATGTTCTTGCGGTGCTCGTGCTCCTTCTCGCTGGGATAGGCGACTCCGTGCTTGCGCTTGAAGTGGTGGAAGGCCTTGTCCACATGCTCATCGGTTCCGCTGATGAACTCCTGCATGGGGTTGAAGGTGGCATAGTGACCGGAGCCCGGACCGGGGAAACCAACGCACTGCAGGCTGTCATCGATCTCGAAGACCTCGTTGGGGATGTCATCATGCTCGTAGCTGTCGTAGTCCAGGTAGTAATGATCGTAGTGGGAGCCCAGCAGGGTATTGTATCCCCTCATCTCGTAGCGCACGGGAATGGGCATGCGACTGGCGGGATAGTGCGGCGACTTCTTGTACCGCACCCACAACGTGTAGACGTTCTTCTTCTGGCCAATGGTCTCCTCCAGCCGGAACTTGTCGCAGGTGAAGCCCAAGAAGCTCTCCGTGCCCACCAGACTGAAGGGCTTCGCGTTGGGCAGGATGCTCTGGATCTCGACGGCCTGGTCGGCGGTGCCGTTCACCTGCAGGCAGGTCAGCTTGTTCTCCTCCGTTTTGGTGGTGATCGGAGCCAGTTTCAGCAGGGTTCCGAACTGTCCCTCGCCGGCCAGCTGGTACGTCTTCACCATTCCGCCGTAGTAGTCGATGCGGGATCGCCTGGTGTTCTTGTCGTACCAGGCGTAGAAGGGCTCGGCGATCTCGGCGTAGGGAATGTAGAGGGTTCCCTTCACAATGTAGTTGGGATCCCATTTCGGCGGATTCGTGGCATCAGCTATTTTTTCGGCGAAAGTGGGGAGATAGAGAGAGAAGAGAATAAGCGGGAGTTTGACGAAAACAAACGGTAAAGGGCCGCCATCGAGGTTTAAGCTCACGCCATTGCTTTGGTGACATACATATATTGGTAATTCCAAAAGTACAGGTGAGTTCAAAAAAATAGGtgtgtaatttaataaattttataatttaatttgtatatgtAAGTGTTAGAGTCTGAATGTTAGGAAGTTTTATAAATCTAAGATCTTAGATGTATTTTCAGAAAAACAAATCGAATTTGACTATATTCTTAGCAAATTCTGTATCTTTCCGACATTAAAATGGCTACGTTAACTAATGTATGACTATaagggaaatttaaaaattttgaatttttaatttgtaagaTTAGTTAAAAAGTTCTAAAGCATTGACCTCACTTGTTCTTATATGCATTAGTTTTGCgcaacacacacacgcatAAGCAATTATTCTTTGTTTGGCGAGACCTTTTTTGCAATCTAATGTTTACACTCACCCGACAAAGCTAGGCCTGCGAGCAGGGCTAGAGCTAAGAACACTTGCATTCTGGAGAATTCACTACAGACTTGTCTGGAATATTACGGATCCAGCTCCACTTTTCTTTACTTCCAATCTTTCCGAAGAATTAAACCGTTCTGCCGGCTCTAGAGTCCGACTGCCTTAACAACAACTTTCTGTGATTGGAAGTGGGGAGATAACGCTGTCGTGAGAAACATCGGTATTCATCGGCTGGAAGGTTATCTTGTCCAACTAAAAAGCTGTTTACAGGGTGTTTACTGCACGAACCCAGCTGATAGTCAGAAACACGAAGCttagtttagttttattttattttttttattatataaaaacatttaaaatatatttttattcaatctGAGACGTAAAACATACGCACGCTTGTTTACGTTAAGCTAGGTTTGGTAGAAACCGCGATAAGTCATCAATTCACTGCTTTTGAATTTAGTGTGACCGCAGCATGTAGGGTACCACCAAGGAATcgttatttgattttattcaaatcgttgctaaatgtttaataataatatatttattaagaatataagacttttaaatttaaattagaaaattggATGCACTTTTCAAAAACaaggttttatgtttaaaGGTATATTTAAACCCAACAACAGTTTTTTAGAGTATATTTCAAAActtgaaaaaaaatgatacTCGAAAAGAGCTCTTTTTAAggtatttaagatttttttaaaaatatttataaagattaAACAGCTGACTTAAGTGGCCAGGACATCCTTCTCTGGACTCTCTCTTTTCTCTCAGAGTCCTGGTAAGCGGTATGGAATCTCACCCCCTTTTGGGAATGCAAACCTACGTCAAGTTCTCCTGCATTGGGGAGCTCCTCGCCGAGCCGATGGCTCGGGATCCCGAAAGGACCCCGAGCAGATGTCAAGTAACCACCAACGGAGCAGCATCGTCGTCGTGCTCGCCCACACGTCCTGCTCTAGCGTTACTGGTGTGGGCTCGGTTACCCAGTTCAGTGCCGTTTAGTTCGCCAATCGCACGAGTTCGATTCCCAAATCGCATGGATTTCTCTTAGCAGCCCGAACTAGACAGCACCCCGATACTATGTGTAAGACGCGGATTAATGGTACTGCAAGCCATATAAGTGCGCGCTGAAAGTCgcaattaaaattgcattaaaaattaaacgaatAGTGTCTTGTGTCTGCGTGTCCGCGATGCGGAGAGTTTCGCCCTGCGCCAAATTGGCAAAAGTTGAATGATTAAAGCGCCCAGTTGGCCGAATTATGTGAAAGTTTTAATTCGCAGGCGAGCACAGTGCTCCGGCAACTTGCAGTGGAGGAACAAGGACACCCGAACAAGGTAGAAACGCTGctgaaaatcaaatcaaaatttgATTTATCGCTGATTGGTTCCTGCCTGGCTGTTTGGCAGGCCGTTTGAGTCCGCACACAAAAACAAGGGCTCCCAGACGAGCATGTATATACTTTCCACATAGGTACACTACAATACATATCTGCGGGCATATACATGGACTCGCTACGAATCTGTGTAGTATTATGGGCCTAGAGGAGCACTTCCTGCCCTTGTCACAGTTGTTACGTTTTGCCTATGCTGCTGCCCTCCACACTCGCACGGAGGGTCATCAAAAAgtcaacaaaaacaatataaattatGTTCGTGGGCAGGCACAAGGAGCAGGATAATAGAAAGCCTTGAATGCTTTTTTGGTGTAATTGGAGATTGGTTCGAAGAAGTCTTGTATGAAATACTCCAAAAATATAAAGCGTTTTGATTCATTTTTatctgatttttattttttaaatatatatatataacatcgAAGGATATATACATAATCATCGAATTATAAGAATTagtaaaatagttttatatttCCATAAAATATCTAAGTGAAGAATGCCTTAAAACCTTTGGCTATATTACTAAAGTCTTCTTTATTTAAGATTTGTCTTGAATGATGTTTTATGTACCGGTAACATGCTTTAAAAGCACCttgaactatttaaaaaaatatatattttaggatAGATACCTATATATCAGCCACATAAATCTCCTTTAGTCCTTAAAAGTAtgtttctaacatttttaattttgaatttcctGAATTTCCCCTGGAAACTACGAATAGTTCGTTTTTGGTAGCATACTTTTGCGGGTCAGAGAGTCCGTAACTTTGATTTTGTGGGAATCAAAATCTGTGCGGCCCAGCTGACTAGGGACCCAGCGAAAGACAAAAGCCAAACACACCCAGATGCGTCTGTATGTAAccgaaaaattgtaaaacttttATTACCTTAGAGCAGGACCCGCTCCGCCGGGAAAGCGGAAGGTCCTGAAAAATATTGCACGTATGCACGTGCAAGTGTGCCCGACActctgtgtgtgggtgggtgtgtgtgtgagtgtggctGTTTGCGATTTGTGTGCGTCTGCGGGTCCTCTTTCGCTGTGTGTAACCTACATTTTAAACGGCATCGGCGACACATAAGAGGCCAAAAGCCGTGGCCCAAACCAAGTGGGCGGCCATCGGGGGGTGGCGGCGGTGCTTTTCGGCGTTTATATGTACGTATGTAAATTTGCCTTTATCAGTGCCTAAAAGTAGAGGAgtccccacacacacacgcacacgacTGCAGTCCTATGTGTCCGCAAAGTCTTATGTACCGCTAGATTCAAGCGACGGCACTCTCTGGGGGCAGGCGCGCGGCTCTCTCTAACTTTCTCTTTgaggagaaagagagagagagagagccgAGCTGCGGCGATGCAGAAATGCAGGATGATGTTTGCGTTCGTTGCTTCCGTTACCGTTACTGTAACACTGCCCCCTGCCTCCCACCGCCTCGCGTGCCCCTGCACATAGACACACATACAGGCACACCAGGACGTGCGTTCATTCACATCGACGTTGCCAGTGTGTGCACtctaaaataagatttttcgGTTCTTGAGCGTGtcaaaaaaggaatatttataTCTGTAAGATTAAAAATAGAGTGTTAGatttattttgtatcttgAGGTATCATTCTATTTGACAACTTATTTTACTGAAGGGGttaaacaatatatattttggatgcttttatttttataggaaCTTGTTAAAGAACTAAAACGATTCggcaaacataaatatatgaaatgCAATGTTATATTATTCATATAAATTGTTACAAACGGTACCAGGAACATccataataatagtaatatatgtataaagtACAAATGCTGACCCAATACACtttttttccctgtgtacTATGTCCACTAAGCCACTTTCTATCCCTTTCACCGACAGGGGCTCCCAATCCCTGCCGCTTGTTATTGGACTTGCATTTCCGCTATTCCGCTTTTCGCTTCAGCCGGTGGAAATTTATATGCAAAGTGCCGGGGCGGAATTGCATTATGCACATTTTAATGGTTCGCCGGGACATAAAAATATCTCGCACTTACATAAATTGCTCTGCTCTTTGCTAGTTACTCGCTCACTTTCCCCAAGTCCCTTTCCCTGCGGCCCACCGAAAAATCCAACTGGCCTTAAACGTGTCTGTAATTACATAAACATTTTGCCCACCGTCAGGTTAGAAATATGCAcgtatttttgtttgccaacTAAATGCCCTGTTAGAGAAAATTTCTTTTGAGTGCGGAAACTTTTAGTTTCCCTGCTCTCTGCCGCTGCGAaggaatggaaaataaattgccCTCAAGgaaatgcaaattgtttttcaaattataCATTCCACCAGGAGGAAGTTTTTGTCTTTGTTGGGCGTTCAAGATTGTTATCAAAAAGTGAGCAATGGAGCGGTCTAAAAACTATGATGGATGGGCGGAATATTGCTGGAGATATCAGTTAAGATAGGGCCTTAATTGAATATCTAATAGATACTAATTATTTAGTTGACTATATCTGATTTAGAAATCCCTATAAGATTGGCTTGTGGTAAAAGAGCTTATAAACCTTTTcgcaaattaattattaaatattcacAATGAAATCACCTCACAGCTGAGCTTAATCATTtataattcaataaatttcCCTTTCCAAATCGTTAAGCTGTCCCCCTATTCAAGCTGTACGCCCCTGCttattagaaataaaaaatttgttgattCTCAATATTTAATGAGAACGCCTGACACATTTTCTTAGAACCTAAATTGAATACTTGTTTCTACGGATTTGAAATTCAAAGATTGTCCTCCAATTCATTTAGCACCCGCCTTTGCCACTTGAAGTGTTCATTGCAAAGCATGTAAATGTCAAAAGCAGCAGATACAATCTGACGATCTGCCCCTCAACCAAGCCAGCCAGCCCATCAACGTCAGCAGCCACACCTACAATCTGCATATATCTGGCACttgccatcatcatcatcgcaaGTGCCAACAGGACCAGCACCACCGACCGACCGACATCATCCTCGCCGTCATCATCCCGAGAGCCAAACACATATTCCATTATAATTCCCGCCGCCACGTCCCACTCCATATCCCACTCCTGGCTATTTTTATGCCATTTCTGCATTGTTCATTGTTTAGCGCACATTATCGCATTTTCCTCTTAAGGCATCAGCCGCAGATATTACAGCAGCCGTATCCTCCGACGCCACCTCCATTCTACGTTCTGCGAGTACAATTGTAAACGGTGTTAGCTGGCTAAATCATGGCTACCCCGGGGATATACCCTGTAGATCCCGCTTGGGGATTAGGGAGCTTAAGGAAACGGGTGGCAGAAAAACTGAGATGTGAATATGTTTTGTAACATTTCTAAATAATCCCTTGTATTGCATGTGAGATTACCaagaatattttgtaaattcttaGGAACGGAAAAGGGTTGGTAGAAGATGTTGAGCTTGGTCTCCATCCCAAgtaagttttcaatttttgtttattacaCTATATACATACTTCCTCATGTAATAAACATCCCTATGATATGAAAAAAGACTCATGACTTccatcttatttttattttatttaaatgttagtTAATAAGAAAGTAATACAAAATagtcaataaatatttaaaagtttctatctcaattttaagaaatttaattttagaaaaaccAATAAGTGTTCCAAAGATATCATATTCCACATTAGTATTCACTACCCAATGAGATCTTTGAATTTTCTAACCCCTTTTTCTGGAGTGATATCAATCAATATTTAATGGAACGACCTACGATTCCCGACGAACCCACCACACCCTCTTGATCTGCGCTGGGTGGTTGGGGGAAACTAAAACGATGATTCAGATTGTTGCCGCACTTGGCTCACTAAGCTGCCACAGCGGGTGTCATGCTGGGATACGTGTGGGCTGGTGGCTGTGGCTATACCCAGATAGGTATATATAGTATCTAGCGCCACCGACGTACACTGGCGGGCTGGTATCTCTCTGGGGCACACAAACACTTGGATGCGGAGTGGCTTTTCAGCGCGCCGCAGTGCACTGGATACACGAGACTTCTGTGGCAATGTCGGCTTTGAAATCGAAAACAAAGGACCCATTGTGGACGCCGATGGCGGTGTCTGCTCCTCCCTTTTTGTTATCCTTTCGCCATTAAACAATTGTCGCCAGTGCGCATCAGTAATTAAGTGTCCCAGTGCATTTATGTGCACATGTAGGGGGCATAATTACTATTTATAGATGATATTGGCTCTCGTCTGAGCAGCAACACAATGGGCCAAGCGCATTAAAACGAAAATGTGAGCCCCTAAAAGTAGGCAGCAAAAAGCAAAACTGGCTAAAATCTTGGATTATTTTGGCTTTCGGGCAAAGAATTGTACTTTTTTAGGTTTCCTTCAATTTTTTCAGCTTTAGTTAAAGATTTATGAACAAAATTGATATAGAATCAGATTTTGTAGGGTTTATTTTGAAACATAAGTGTAGGCAACAAAAAAAGTTTCggtaaaaatttgatttttcaatggacaaatgatattatttttcaatttaaaatgaaacgTTATTTAGTAGTTTTTTAGTTCTTTCAATCACTAAAGTTCAATTGAACACAatcttttaaagatttttttacgATAAACctctatttttataattgttcTTAAAAAAACGAATGTAAAAAGTGTGACAagtttttttcactttttctgcttttatttttcaatatactATATTCAATATATAGTTTGGAACGGAGTTCAGTGGACTAACCGCTGCGCCTGCGCTTCTTGGTGGCAGCATGGCTGTTCTTCTTGGCGGCCACAGGTCTCTTCTTTTTGGCAGCCACAGCGGCAGCTTTCCTGCGCTTTGGGGCAGCGGTGGAGCTGCGTCTTGGAGCCGCAGTGGTGCGCCCGCGCCGTTTATTCCTTCGAGCTGCGTTTTTCTTGGCCTTTTTAACCTTGGTGGGTGTTGATTGTGAGGAACCACTAGTGGAGGAACTGTCCTCGGAACTGTCCGACGAGCTGGCTGCAGTGTCATCATCGTCTGAATCGTCACCGTCGTCACTGTAATCCTCTACTGAACTGGTTCCAGAGGTGGCGGTACTGTTATCATTGCCGTAATCGTAGTCGTAGTAATAGTCGTCGTTGGCATCAGTGTCATCAGCACCCGCCACATAGGCTACCATAATGGCCAGGCCTAAAACCAGCCAGAGCTTCATTTTTGGGAGAGTCAACGAACAGATCCGTAGCCTTAAACATAAACTTCTAAGGTGAAAAGACTTCTAAGCGGggtatttatagttttttcttgtgagtaaatatatataaatatgaaaagcTTTTTATACTCGTTTTATCTATATACATTGTACAATTCACatatttgtatttcaattcgtcaattttgtttttgacgGCTTAGAACACCTGTGTGTACGCTATCTCtttgtttaacatttttggGTCTGCTAAAAGTTGagtttaagaaataaaaacgttAATTAGAATCCAGAAATAATAAGAACGCACTGAAAAATGAGTCAAGGTTATAAGGCTCACAATTGCAGCAATTTGGCATTTCCGCATTagattattaaaaagtataaatgtagcaggattgctacgtcgtagtatgtatgtatgtgtatgtTATTGTATTCTTTCTAGATTAGTCGTGTAAGTTCTAAGaataagttgttgttgttgttgttgtacgatgccgctcactgttctctaactctctctctcaatctcatcGCTCTCACACTCTCTCAGTGAATCGGGGGTTGATGCGGATCGTGAGCTGAGAGCGAGAGTAGTTGAACGCCGACCGTGATCCTGAAcagaccaaattaaattaaataaaagaaaagactaGAAGTCATATTTGTGTTGGTGTTTAACTTCAGGGGAATACGTTATACCCCTACATAAAGTAAATtatacaaaagaaaaatgaCAAATAACGCATTTTGTAGTCATTACGTGTATTGATAAacgcttaaataaatattaaaataaaaagaaggaaaataaTGAACATACTTCCCCCGAAACCCATCTGAATAATCACCATTTTGCCactaaatatttacaatttatttagttaaAAGTCGCTCTTATCTTGGAAATAATTAGTCTTTTTTTTGTccacttttaaatttgtttgagAACATTGGTTATGAATATTGTTATGATGTTTTTAAAGGCTCCTTAGAATCTTCTGTTCTATACATTTTACAACAAGTTTAATATTATTCAGTAGTCACTCAGtatgtataatattaaaaatactaagCCCAATCAAccaataatgaaataaaattaaagtaaactcCTATTATATGGTGAatgaaacatttatttttatttttacagacTTTAACAagataacaatttaaatttcataacaGGTGGTTAATTCAATCTGTATTCATCCAGAGCGCCTTTGCTTCTTGGCCACAGAACTTCTCTGCTTCTTAGCGGCAACAGGTTTTCGGTTCTTAGCCGCCtgttttttaatctttttggCAGCATTACGACGTTTGGGTTTTGCCTTCCTTTGGCCTTTTCTGGTATTTCTGTTATTTTTCTTCTTGGATCTGCCTTTCCGGTTTTTCTTGACTTTGGAAGTCGAATTTGAGGCttcctcatcatcatcagaaTCGCTGTCGGTATCAGAGCTGCTTCCAGTATCGTCTTCATCTCCATCTAAGGCAGTATAATCACCAGTAGAGTCATCAGCAGCATCATCTGCAGTATCATCTGCGGTGTCATCTGCGGTGTCATCTGCGGTGTCATCAGTAGTATCATCTGCGGTATCATCTGCTGGAACATCTGCAGTATCATTTGCATATTCGTCTGCATAGTCAGATGGAGTCATTATGGTAGAAGGAGTCGCTGTTGTGGAAGGAGTCTCAGTTGATTCTGACACAGCCACGTGGGCAAGGCATAGAGCAAATGCCAGGATCAGTAGAACTTTCATTTTCGCCTTTGAAAGATTTCGCGATCTAGCTGGAGAAAGCACACTTCCAAGAAGATTTCGCAACCTAGCTGGAGAAAGCACATATCACTGGCTTTTATACTCAAATTAAGAGTAAATATGGCGAAATTAAAAACGTAAATACACAAATGTTTCGCGAGTTTGCTTTTGGCCAGCTGTGTATCGGTTCTTTTGATTATCAATTTGTTTTAGAATTTTGGGATGGTCTTGCGAGTTTTTTCACAAATATTTAGTTTCAAACAAATTAGTCAATATTAAAAACTCATTAATGAACTcttgattattatttggtttcaaaattaaaaaaaagaggtATGAGCATTAAATTATGTCTAATCTAACTTTAAGTGCTAGTAAACTGCCCTAAAAAAACCCATGGAATACTCCACTTTCATAAAACGCAACCATTTTAAGCCGTTTAATATGGGTGATTATTTGATGTGAGGGCACGCACTGCTCGTATTATTTATGGTTATTTGagtacaaaaacaaatttatatgttTGACCTTTTTGCGTGCAATTTCAGCTTGGGATAACGAGCGAGGGAAGACCGAGAAGACCCAGATTTGCAAAGTTCGTGCCATAAATCTGCAGTTTGCATGGCATTAATACTCCAGCAGAGGAGGGGGCGGCCCAAAAGGAGGTGCTGCACATGCAACACACATTAGTGGGTCACTCGAAGATGATGACGCTGCTGACCGCAACGGCAACCACCACtggaaaattatataaaattatcatGCAGGGCAGGCAGCCGGCTAGTTGGCCCCAGCACAGCGGCAGGCGGTACAAGGCTAAAC
This window of the Drosophila biarmipes strain raj3 chromosome 3L, RU_DBia_V1.1, whole genome shotgun sequence genome carries:
- the LOC108034451 gene encoding nucleoplasmin-like protein ANO39, with product MTPSDYADEYANDTADVPADDTADDTTDDTADDTADDTADDTADDAADDSTGDYTALDGDEDDTGSSSDTDSDSDDDEEASNSTSKVKKNRKGRSKKKNNRNTRKGQRKAKPKRRNAAKKIKKQAAKNRKPVAAKKQRSSVAKKQRRSG
- the LOC108034991 gene encoding 39 kDa FK506-binding nuclear protein — translated: MKLWLVLGLAIMVAYVAGADDTDANDDYYYDYDYGNDNSTATSGTSSVEDYSDDGDDSDDDDTAASSSDSSEDSSSTSGSSQSTPTKVKKAKKNAARRNKRRGRTTAAPRRSSTAAPKRRKAAAVAAKKKRPVAAKKNSHAATKKRRRSG
- the LOC108035482 gene encoding digestive cysteine proteinase 1, translated to MQVFLALALLAGLALSADATNPPKWDPNYIVKGTLYIPYAEIAEPFYAWYDKNTRRSRIDYYGGMVKTYQLAGEGQFGTLLKLAPITTKTEENKLTCLQVNGTADQAVEIQSILPNAKPFSLVGTESFLGFTCDKFRLEETIGQKKNVYTLWVRYKKSPHYPASRMPIPVRYEMRGYNTLLGSHYDHYYLDYDSYEHDDIPNEVFEIDDSLQCVGFPGPGSGHYATFNPMQEFISGTDEHVDKAFHHFKRKHGVAYPSEKEHEHRKNIFRQNLRYIHSKNRAKLTYTLAVNHLADKTEEELKARRGYRSSGVYNTGKPFPYDVPKYKDDIPDQYDWRLYGAVTPVKDQSVCGSCWSFGTIGHLEGAFFLKNGGNLVRLSQQALIDCSWAYGNNGCDGGEDFRVYQWMLQSGGVPTEEEYGPYLGQDGYCHVNNVTLVAPIKGFVNVTSNDPSAFKLALLKHGPLSVAIDASPKTFSFYSHGVYYEPTCKNDVDGLDHAVLAVGYGSINGEDYWLVKNSWSTYWGNDGYILMSAKKNNCGVMTMPTYVEM